The sequence GCAAGCCCCAGTCAAGCACCCCGGCGGAGCAGAGGCCGGAGGCCTGAAATCCAGGACCGGTGGCCCTGTCTTtcgtggcgggggagggggcactCCCAGTGAGGCCTCCGGCCTTAAATCTGCCGCCCGGCCCTGCCGTGCTGCCTCTGCATCAGTGCCACCACCAGCACCGACTGACACTACGGGGGAATCTGGTGCGGGGGCCCTGGCCCCCTTCCCACGCTCCCTCCGCTCCGTGCCAGGAGCCCCAGCGTGCCCACTGCTGGTGCCTGCGGCTTGGTCGGGGGGCCCGGGGAGAGCCTGGCCCGTGGCAGCCCTGGGGCACGTACAGCAGGTAGGAGATGGAGGCCTCCACGGTCGAGGGGCGCGGGGTGCTGAAGTCCACGTTGACCATGTTGTCCGTGCTGGGGGAGCGGATGAAGGCCAGGGACCCGCGGCGCTCTCCCTGCAGGAGGTGGCGGCCTCATCAGCACCCACGGCCTGGCTGCAGAGAGCCGGGTGCGGCCAGAGGGCCCCAGCTGCCGCGAGGTGCTGTGCGCTGGCCCCCAGGCACCTTGCAGCCACGGGAGAGCCGAGGCCCTGGAAGCCATGGTGGGGACCGTGCTGGAGCTGGACGGCTCGCAGACGATCGTGCGAAGGACACGGCGCCTTGGTGCACCTCGGGGAGTGTCGGGAAGACACTACGAATCCCCCCGGGATTGGGAAGGTGGCCCTGTCCCCACTGGGGGCTCCAGACCAGCTGCCCTCGTTTACCCCAGAAGGGAATCCCCAGGCCTCCAGAATCAGATTAAAACCACACGGAGCAGAGCCCTGGGGCAACAGTAGTCACACTGCTGAGCGGGGTGCGGCGCCGTGTGCTGGGGTGCTCTAGGAGAGGGGGGTGGAGCCGGGAAGGGTGGCCGGGCGGGGGCCACCCCGCCACGGCAGAGCGGATGCTGCGGGCGGGCCTGCCAGAGGCCGCCGCTCACAGGCACAGCCCGGGGGGACATGCCACCCCGTCTGGTCTGAGCAGGGAGGCGCCCACAGGCCTGGGTCACAGGCACCGACGTTGCAGCAGCGGGTGGAGGGGAGGCTGGCGCCCTGCTGGGAGCCTGTGTTACCTCCTGGGGACTGGGGGCAGCGGAGGGTCCCCGGGAGAGAGGGTGCGGCCAGCAGAGGGGGACACCCCCAGGAGAACAcctcccaccttcccagcccCGTTCAGGCTGCGAGGCCTCGGAGGCGTCGCAGTCACAGGGGCGGGATTCGTGCGCTGCACGTTCTCAGCCAGGGTCGGAGGTGCAGACGACAGTCCTTCCAGTAGCTTCCATCCCCTGGCCTCGCCCCTGCTGGAGCCTGGAGCTTGTGCACATTGGGGTTTGCGATCTCAGACCCACCAGTGCCACAGACTGGGGGCTGTGACATGAGCCATCCGCGGGAGTGCCTGAGGACCTGGGAGCTCAGGTGAGCTCGCGGCTAAGGCCTCGAGAAGGCCGTGCGTCGCCCGCCagctgccccagccccaccctgggacCTCGGGGTGCAGGACCCCAGCAGCTGTCCACACGTGTGTCTGTCTTGCTTCAACCCCGACTGCAACAAAACGAGCAGACGAGACGTCTGGTACCTCAGCCACGTAGCTGATGGCGTCCTTCAGGTTGAGCTCGTGGAAAACATTCAGGATCCGGTCTCGTGATTTCTGGGCTGACCTTCTCATAAGGATTTTGCTGAGGAACTTCCTATCAAAATTGGACCACCTGGGGGGCCAAACCAATAGCTGTCGGCGCTCGGCAGGGCCTGGGTGAGGCCCCAGGACAGAGGGGCGCTGGTGGCGtttgtggggagcaggggcccCCTCCCACCATCCGGACTCGGGATGGACCGTGTTTGGCTGCTGGGGCGGGACACCTTGATTTCCATTTCCTGTGACAACCACACAGGCGAGCTTTGAAAGAAAGGACGCAAACGCCTCCGTGCTGCCACCTGACCCCTGCCTCCCCGTCGTGTGCGTCGCTCCTACCTTCCTGTCACGGCAGCGTGGTCATTAGCGTGCTGTGCGTAAAAGTGGGATTACACCTTCTCCTCTAATGCCACGTTGCAAGCAGTTTTCCCGTGACTGCCTAACCCTCCAGGAAGATGGGTGGAGGGCGGGGTGGGCcggcaggggcggggccggggctcTGGCTACAGTGCCCGGGGTGCATTTTACCTGCACCAGTGGTAGGCTGGGAGAAGCCCCCTGAGCTCTCACACTTAGAGAACTAGCCTGCCCAGAAGGAGGCTTTAACTCCAACACAAATAGAATATTTGGGTTATTTGGGTCAGAAAAGGAGGTGGCTGGGCCAGACTTGAATGGGCACAGTGGACATGGGGGGACAGGGGtgcccagggagaggaggggatctaaaggagggaagggggttcccaggaaaagaaggagagggaTTCTAGGAGGAGCAGTGggctttgggggaggagggagctccAGCGGCCgaaggggcaggagggggagggggggacccAGACAAGTGGGCAAGTGGCTTCTGGCGCCTTTGAGGGCAGTATTCTTAGGTCACTAGGGCTTTGTGGGGTTAGGGTTGTGGTGATGCCAGAGATTCCTTCTATAGCCTGGGGGTCCCGAGTCATCAGTTAACAGCCGAGACAACGTGCCTCTGAATTTTCCTGTTGCAGTTGGGTCGGGGCCACTCCAGCCACTTACTTATCTCTGAGATAATTGTGTCCAATTTGCCCTGATATGTCCTCGATGGCTGAGAGGATGTGGTCAAAAGCCTTTGGGAGGAAAGGCAAGTGGGTCAGCATCACCTGGACAGACccgtccctcccccctccccctccctcctctcctctcctctccccgctCCCCCTACCCGGCCATGCAGCTTCTCGTTGAGCTTGGGGTCTCGCTGTTCACTTCTCTTCACCTTCAGCCACTGCACCAGGGGCTTGATGGTCAGGCCCTAGAAGACAGGGCACCCGGACCCTGAGGCTGGGGCAGGCCCCACTGTGGCCCACCAAGCCAGCACCCACCCACACCCGCATGGGCAGGAAGGAGCCGCCCCTTAGCCAGGCTCCAGGTGGTCCGTGCCCATCTCCTGGCAGGAAGGAGCCCCTGCCACCTGCGGGTCACCGGACACCCTCGGAGGCCCCTGGCCGGCTCCTCAGATTAGCCAAAAGCAAGGCGAAGTGGGGCCCTTCCCGGGCGTGTCTGGTCAATGAAATACTAACTGGGGTTTCGTTAACCAGCAAGGACCGAGGAAGGACGTTTTTAGGGCAAGTCGCGCTGCATCCCCAGTGGGGCCACGTGGAAACCTACAAAACTTCTCCTAGTTACTAAAATTATCAAACCCAGCTGGGCCTGGAGCCTGTGAGAGTGGGTCCCGCCCACTATGGGAGGGGAGGGCACAGTACCTGGAAGATGACAGTGAAAAAGATGACGATGATGGTGGTGCTGACGAACAGGTTCTTCTCCTTGACCTTGTTCTCGTCCAGAAGGACCACCAGGGCATAAGCCACGGCCCCGCGGAGGCCGCCGTAGGACATGACCACCTGGTCTATGATCTCCAGCTGCACCATCCGGTACCGGTTCAGAACCCAGGTCTGCAGGACGACACCTGCAGGGTCCAGCGTGCGCTCAGCACTTCTGGGCGGGGGACGCAGCCCTTCCATCCCTGCCGAGGCCCTCCTTGCAGCCGCATTCTGCACGTGGGACCAGGAAACTccaccctgcagccccctccccgcgAGTCCCTTTGTCCACTTGGGACCCAGGCCCCTGCCCTCTGGGCCACCAGCCAACCTCCGCACACCCCGCAGCTCTGCTCCCAGCAGCTCTGGAAGTTCTCAGGCCTCACTGTGACCACGGGTGGAACTGCCCAGCagctccaggaccagatgccacCTGCCCGCAGAGCATCTGCTCCCTGGAGCCCGCAGTTCAGTGACTGTGGGCAGAGCGCGTGGGGGCCACCTGGACCGCCTcttgtctcctcccctccctggccctgggtCAGCGCCGCACACCAGGGACCAGGGACCTGAGCTGGGTGCGGGCAGCAAGGGTCCTGCCTCTCGTGCCATGGTGACTGATGCTGTCCCCGAGTGGCCACACCAGAGTGAGTCAGTGGGAAGCCACGTGGGGTGCTGGAACCTTCCACTCTGAACTCTAGGCTGTCCTATTTCTGTTGTGAGGCTACAAGGTCGTGAGGAGGCCTGCCCCTTCACTGAGGAGGGCCAGTGGCCAGGCCAGCCTGAGGCTCCCCAGGGTCTCTTGaacctggggggctgggggctagGGGCGAAAGCATGTCCGGGGCTCCACAGACTCCCTGCAACCAATCCCTCCATTGGCCGACTGTGTCCCCTCATCCTGCCACCATCCCCGTGGTCCCCATGCCCCCGTCATCCCCATCTTCCCTCCAGTGCCCCCATGCCGCCCGCCCCCTCACCAATGGCCCGGTACACAGAGATGAAGACCAGCGTGAGCAGCACGAAAGCTGTGTTCCACTTCCAGATGAGGGGGTCCACGGCCGAGATGCCCAGGAACATGAAGATGATGGTCTCGGCCCCGCTGGCCAGCATCTTCATGGCGTAGCGCACCGTGGTGGCGGACTGCTCCGAGATGTTGGCTTTCACGTACTTCTGACAGCAGATGCCGCAGAAGGTGATGCTGCGGGACGGGCCGGCCCACCGTGAGGTCTCGGGCCGAGGCTCAGCTCCCACCGGACCCCCGTGGGGCTAAGGGCCCGCCTCCGGGCAGGCGGCACCTCAGGGCCTCTGCGGCGCAGGCAAACGTCCGCCCCACAGGTCAGCCCTCCTCTTCGTGAGCACAGGGCTCCTCCTAAGGACTCGGTGCCCTGCACTGGGCGTGTGGGCCCCCGCGCCCCGACGCTGCTTACGGCCTCTGGAGGCCTGGGCCCTGCGCTGCGGGGGAGTGGGCTGCCTCATTTTCTGTCCCCACCCCAAAGTGGGCCAGCTCTGAGACTCAGAGCCGCCGGGAGGGGCTGCGTGTGGGCCCTTTCTCTGCTCAGAGCAGGTGAGGCAGCCCCTGACAGTTCTGTGAAAACACCAACTCCTTACTGGAAGGACGAAATAGATCAAATTCTTGGCGCCCACAGTGAGCTCCCACTCAGCGTGGGGAAGTGGGCCAAGCAGAGCTGGCGGGGGATGGGCCACTCCTCCCCTGGGCGGGTCCGCCTGGCGCGTGGGGGCGGTCACCCCGCCCCCCAGGGCCCGGGACCCCGAGGCTGTGGCCCACCAGCAAGCGAGGACTCACGCCAGGATGGCCGACAGGGACAGCATCTCTGACGTGAGGTAGGACAGGTAGGAGAGGACGAACACGAAGCCGGGCTCGATGATGCGCACGTGCTTGGTGAAGCGCGTCACCAGCGAGAGCAGGAAGGCGAAGACGACCCCCACCAGCGTGCCCCCCAGGCTCACCACGAAGAAGGACACTGCAAGGGCAAGGACGCTGCCGCTGGCCCCTGAATGGCCCTTTGTGGCCGCGGCGTAGGCGAGCTGGCCGCCGGCCTCCGGACCGCTCCTCGTTGAGGTCTCCCGCTGACCCCCCGAGGCACCGGCAGCTCAGCGAACAAGAGGCTGATTCTCTCGGAGGACAGAGACAGGCTGGGCGTCGGCTCCAACCTCCACAGGGACAGCTGGGGAGGGGACGGCCCTGCGCCCGAGGGAGGCCCGGCTGCCCCCCCGTGGAGGCAGCACTGCGACCAGGAGCCCTTGTGCAGAGCATTGGCAGCAAGGACTGGGTCCTGGGCCCCCAGGGACAGCCCGCTGTCACTGTCCCTGCCCAGAGAAATGCCCGGGACCCCCAGGATACGGGATCCACGGCCTCCTGTTGGGCCTGATGGGGCGATGACCCTTGCCGGCCAGGGTGCCTGGGGCCTGATCAAATCGTGCCAGTGAAAcacgtgggggagggagggacctgTGGCCGAGACTTGGAAGTGGAAACGCCGTTTCCTCCCCGGGCTGTGGGTCCCAGGCCGTCACAGACACCGCCCTGAGGGGCCCATGTTCTGGAGAAGAGACCAGCCCCAGCTCTCCCCTGATGCATGGCCCCGCCAGTCACCCACCTATTCCTTTCGCGCAGTCCACGCCAGTCACCTTGTCACCACCCAGCGTCACGAAAGATTCGAACACGTTGTACAGGACCTGGGGGGACAGAGGCAGACGGGACACCATCAGCCCTGCCTCGGGCCCCAGGCCCTGTGGAACTTGAGCTGAGTCAGAAGACTGTGGCAGCCGTGTGGACGGAAACCGAAAACCCCCAGGAGGAAATCGTCCCGGCAGCAGTGTGGGGTCTGGGGGCAGGAGAGCAGCCTGGAAGGAGCGAGAACCTTCAGAGAAAACCTGGCCTTTCCCACCGTCGGCTAAGCAGGGCGACCACGAAGCCAGCCCAAGGTGACAATCCTCGACTTCATTTCCCAGGACAAACCCAGAGTTTCATCGTCAGCGACTTTGTTGCGATGTTGGGCCCTGACTGTGGGGTGGCACCCGGGGCATCTTTGCCTGTTGACATTTAAACCTTATCCCGCCAAGACGTTGAGATGAACACCCAACACCTCATCCTAGGCCTCGGGAGTGGGCGCTGCCGTGCTCTCTGAGCTCCTAAATGATGCGGGGGCTCCACGTCTGGGGCAGGGGCCCAAGGGGCAGCCCGGGGTGGGCTGCAGGGCCCTAGGGAAGAAACCTGTCCCTGTGCTCCCAAGTCTGTGCTCTCCAGCGGGGGAGAGGGCCCTCAAGGGGCGGGTTGCAAAGCTGTGCTCCCAGAAGGAAACCCACGCAGTGCCGACGCACAGGGACTGGGGGGCGCGGCGCAGCCGTGAAGGCCACGGGACCAGACCACAGCCGCCCCGCTTCTTTACGGGAATGGGGGTCCTGGGGAGATGAACCTCACAGAGGGGTCAGGTGAAGAGCTCCCTGGCTCGGGCAGAAGTTCCCGCTTCTACGAGACACGAAAGCATGGGGCTTTAAGAGCAAAGGGGAGACCGCACGTCTGCTGTGTCTGCGAATCCACGGGCCAGGTGCCAGCGGGCTGGCGCTCAGACGCTCCGCCGGCTGATGCGGGGAAGGCAGGCGGCTCTGCGCTGCCCCCGCCCGGGACCTCACTGCCCCGGAGCCCGCGGCCCGGTGTCGCGGAGGACGCCGACGTCCAGTCACAGCCGCCTCCCGTTTCCTGCACCTCTGTCCACCCCGCACGGAGCTGACGTGGGCCCCTGCCGGCCGCCAGGGTCGCGGGCTCCCAGCAGCGCAGCTGATTCCCCTCCGTGGTCCCCGTGAGACTGTGATCGTCCACCGATTCCACAATCAGGAATGGGGGCCCCAGCCGGGACCCAAAGCTGGGAACAGTGCTCGTGGGATTTCAGCAGCAAAGTCGCTAACTGCGAAGGTGTGAAGTGGGCTCTAAGAACCAGACAATCTGACTAAAGCCGCCGGTCATTCTGAGTTAGGAGGCCCTGGAGCAGGACAGCGCGGCAGAGGCGCTGGCGGGGCGCGCGCAGAGGCCCCGAGAGGCAGGTGCTTTCCTCCCGCTTGCGCTCACCACGGTGACGGCGTCGTTGAGCAGCGACTCCCCGAACACGATGATGAACAGCACCTCGTTGACGTGCACCTCCTCAAACACGGCCAGGACAGCCACTGGGTCTACGGCGGCGATCAGGCTGCCGAACAGGAGGAAGTCCAGCAGCCCGATGTTCAGGTCTCCTGGAAGACGAGGGGCCGTTGGGGGGAGCCGGGGGGCAGCGTCCCAGGCAGgagagccggggtgggggggcagcctCCCAGGCAGGAGAGCCCTGGGGGCAGGCCAGCCTCACAGGCAGGAGAGCCCTGGTGGGGGGGGGCAGCGTCCCAGGCAGGAGAGCCCGGTGCGGGGGGcagcctgccctcctccctggcGGGTCAGTCCACCACCCACCAGCCCTGCCAGGAAGGTCCCGGGACCGCACTGTGGGCTCAGGGCCGCCAGGCTGTGTGTTCCAGTACCTCATTTCTGCCACGGCCTTGCCCACCTGCAGGGCCTGTCTATGGCCCAGAGTTTCTGGGTGCTGGGCCGCTGTGCCCAGACGCCCCCCAGGTGACCCTTCCTCGGAGGCGCACCCTGGCCTTGGGCCGCACCTCCGAGCCTGGAGCCCGGCCGCCGCTCAGCAGAGACCCACCGCTGCTCTCCAGGCGGCAGGGCCCCGGCTCTGGGTGTCCCCTGGGCGCTGCTCTGCTCCATGACCTTGGCTGACACCCGGCCTTGACCAGCTGTGTCACAAGGGCTGAGCACAGGCCTCAGACAGCTGTGCGCCCTCGAGGAGCAGGAATGCCCGTTCCAAACCCCAAGACCTACCCTTGGGCCCGGGAGCTGGAGGTGGCCCGATGGCCTTAGATTGTCCCAACTGCCTAAGGCACCGCCGATGAAAGCAGTCTAATCGCACCCACACGGCCCCTGCGGCTCAGGCGCCTGGGAGGCCTGGCCGGGCGCGTGCGGCCTCACGCCAGCCTTCGTGGGCTTCCCGGCCGGGCCTGGGGGTGATGCCGGACGGCAGCGAGGGCTCGCGGAAGCACGCGCTCCCCACGGGGTGAGGACAGAGTCCCGAGGTGACTCCTCCCCACGGGGGACCTTCGGCCCCTGTTTCTTAATAGTCTTGTCACTGCGACTTCAAGGTAGGTCGTGAGCCCCACCGTGGGGCTCGGGGGTGCCCTTCCTTCAGTCAGAGGGCCTGGCCCTGGGTCTGGTTCAGCTGGTGGAAGTGTCTGCGGCCAAGGCTGAGTGTGGACTGGCGCCCGGGGTGCCGACACCCACCTCCAGTGGTCCCCGATGCCAGGAGCTCAAACTGCAGAGCCCGGAGGCGAATAGGGGCGGCCGTAGCCACGCCGGGACGGGCTGCATTTAGGGCTGTGCAATCGGGCACATCTGTGCGAGGCCTCAGGTGAGCCCAGGCCCCACCTGCTCCGGTTTCCCCGGTGGATAATGGCCAGCTCCCAGGTGGGTGGGGTGCACCTCTGAGGTATGCCAGGGCCGAGGTTAGTAACCAGCCGGCAGGAAGCaccagcgggggtgggggagcaggagACGCAGACGCCACGGTGACAGAGGAGAAGCTGGCGCGGCTCTTCCCCGCCGGTTTGCGTAGAAATGACACCCAAACCTTCTGCTCAGGTTCAGGTTTACCTGGGCTCCACGATCGTGGGACTGggatgccagcctctgccacaggggcctcctcctctttccctggcCTCTTGGAGATGGGGGGACTGAGGCTGGACCCCATCTCCCCGCCAAGGGGGCGGGACAGCAGCTGGGTCGTTCCCACTGCGCCACCCACTGCCTGACCTGGTCGGACCAGACTTTACTCCCAAGTGGGACACGTGTTTCGGC comes from Tursiops truncatus isolate mTurTru1 chromosome 3, mTurTru1.mat.Y, whole genome shotgun sequence and encodes:
- the SLC9A3 gene encoding sodium/hydrogen exchanger 3, coding for MAPTVGVHASLEVLAGLTGFHVSHKVTSVVPESALLIVLGFHVSHKVTSVVPESALLIVLGLVLGGIVLAADHIASFSLTPTVFFFYLLPPIVLDAGYFMPNRLFFGNLGTILLYAVIGTVWNAATTGLSLYGVFRSGLMGDLNIGLLDFLLFGSLIAAVDPVAVLAVFEEVHVNEVLFIIVFGESLLNDAVTVVLYNVFESFVTLGGDKVTGVDCAKGIVSFFVVSLGGTLVGVVFAFLLSLVTRFTKHVRIIEPGFVFVLSYLSYLTSEMLSLSAILAITFCGICCQKYVKANISEQSATTVRYAMKMLASGAETIIFMFLGISAVDPLIWKWNTAFVLLTLVFISVYRAIGVVLQTWVLNRYRMVQLEIIDQVVMSYGGLRGAVAYALVVLLDENKVKEKNLFVSTTIIVIFFTVIFQGLTIKPLVQWLKVKRSEQRDPKLNEKLHGRAFDHILSAIEDISGQIGHNYLRDKWSNFDRKFLSKILMRRSAQKSRDRILNVFHELNLKDAISYVAEGERRGSLAFIRSPSTDNMVNVDFSTPRPSTVEASISYLLRENASAVRLDMQSLEQRRQSIRDTEDMTTHHTLQQYLYKPRQEYKHLYSRHELTVDEDETQDKEIFRRTMRRRLESFKSAKLGVSPHKKASKLLKRERVQKRRNSSIPNGKLPMVSPLHDLTIKEKDLELSDPEEAPSYDAEEVSRGIEFLANITQDAATDSPSGIDNPVFSPDEDPGILSAVPPWLSPGETVVPSQRARVQIPHSPSNFHRLAPFRLSGKSVDSFLLADGPEEQPHAPPNSTPM